A window of Deinococcus cellulosilyticus NBRC 106333 = KACC 11606 contains these coding sequences:
- a CDS encoding DUF1622 domain-containing protein produces MEETIKHWTFQLSFIIEAIAGVIIAYATLQATWRVILTMLRPSSASVRSREEVRLHLARWLAVALEFELAADILRTAVAPTWDEIGKLAAIAALRTLLNHFLDREIRKEIQEEAKKTREVEKER; encoded by the coding sequence ATGGAAGAGACCATCAAACACTGGACTTTTCAACTTTCGTTCATCATTGAAGCCATTGCAGGCGTGATCATCGCCTACGCCACATTGCAGGCCACATGGAGGGTGATCCTGACCATGCTGAGGCCATCAAGTGCCTCCGTGCGCTCAAGAGAGGAAGTGAGGCTTCATCTGGCACGCTGGCTGGCAGTTGCACTGGAGTTCGAACTGGCTGCAGACATCCTAAGGACTGCAGTGGCCCCAACCTGGGATGAGATTGGCAAACTTGCAGCCATTGCTGCCCTCAGAACCCTGCTGAACCACTTTCTGGACCGGGAGATTCGCAAAGAGATTCAGGAGGAAGCCAAAAAGACCCGGGAGGTTGAAAAAGAAAGGTAA
- a CDS encoding SRPBCC family protein produces the protein MTVIKPNTQRISSKNASPAERIVIGSLGAGLILLSLKRSGRLRALMGSAGALMVSSAAMGKSPYNSIAKIRRTESNDIKVDKAVTIGVPVEQLYAFWRKLENLPRFMSHLEEVKELDETKSHWVAKAPAGTHVSWDAEIVEDVPSERIAWRSVEGSIVPNEGYVEFKAAPQGRGTEVRVSLIYHPPAGTLGAGVARLFGEEPAQQVEHDLRRLKRLLEVGIEPTTEGQPSGRKSMLTESIAKMFDSRRTS, from the coding sequence ATGACAGTCATCAAACCCAACACCCAGCGGATCAGCAGCAAAAACGCAAGCCCGGCTGAACGGATTGTGATCGGCAGCCTTGGGGCAGGACTGATCCTGCTCAGCCTGAAGCGATCCGGTCGGCTTCGTGCCCTGATGGGCAGTGCCGGAGCCCTGATGGTTTCCAGTGCGGCCATGGGCAAGAGCCCATACAACAGCATTGCCAAAATTCGTCGCACCGAGAGCAATGACATCAAGGTGGACAAGGCCGTCACCATCGGGGTACCTGTTGAGCAACTGTATGCTTTCTGGCGCAAGCTGGAGAACCTGCCTCGTTTCATGAGTCACCTCGAAGAGGTCAAGGAACTCGATGAGACAAAATCCCACTGGGTCGCCAAAGCACCCGCTGGAACCCACGTTTCATGGGATGCTGAGATCGTAGAAGATGTGCCCAGTGAACGCATCGCCTGGCGCTCGGTTGAGGGTTCCATCGTTCCCAACGAGGGATACGTGGAATTCAAAGCTGCACCCCAGGGGCGCGGAACAGAAGTGCGGGTCAGCCTGATCTACCATCCACCCGCAGGAACCCTGGGTGCAGGTGTGGCCCGCCTGTTTGGTGAGGAACCTGCACAGCAAGTCGAGCATGACCTCAGGAGACTTAAGCGTCTGCTGGAGGTGGGCATTGAACCCACCACCGAGGGGCAACCCAGTGGCCGCAAGAGCATGCTCACCGAAAGCATTGCAAAAATGTTTGACAGCAGGAGGACTTCATGA
- a CDS encoding zinc-dependent alcohol dehydrogenase, with the protein MKALVWQGVNRVGIETVPDPEILQPTDAIIKVTSTAICGSDLHLLDGYVPSMVHGDILGHEFMGEVVEVGSEVKNIKVGDRVVVPFPISCGHCWYCQQGLTSLCDNSNPNFKLAETMWGYSPAGIYGYSHITGGYAGGQAQYARTVFADSNLFKVPDHLTDDQVLFLTDILPTGYMAAENCNITPGDTVAVFGAGPVGQFTIRSAFLLGAEQVIAIDRFPERLDMARQAGAITLNYEKEDVFEKLKMLTGGRGPDSVVDAVGMEAHGTGLMGVADAVKQTTRVLETERPHALRAAIMACRKGGTVSVAGVYGGLGDKIPLGSLMNKALTMHTGQTHVHRYLDRLLKHIENGDIDPSVIITHRMPLDEAPQAYKLFKHKHENCIKCVLDPWADHSTHTQDTSGEKSEPVQQ; encoded by the coding sequence ATGAAAGCACTGGTCTGGCAGGGCGTCAACCGCGTGGGCATTGAGACCGTTCCTGATCCCGAGATTCTGCAACCCACCGACGCCATCATCAAAGTGACCTCCACAGCCATCTGCGGCTCGGACCTCCACCTGCTGGACGGATACGTGCCCAGCATGGTGCATGGGGACATCCTCGGACACGAATTCATGGGTGAAGTGGTCGAGGTGGGCAGTGAGGTCAAAAACATCAAGGTTGGGGACCGGGTTGTGGTACCTTTCCCAATCAGCTGTGGTCACTGCTGGTACTGCCAACAGGGCCTGACTTCTTTGTGCGACAACTCCAACCCGAACTTCAAACTGGCAGAAACCATGTGGGGATATTCTCCAGCAGGCATCTACGGTTACTCTCACATCACTGGTGGATACGCGGGCGGTCAGGCGCAGTATGCCCGCACCGTCTTTGCAGATTCCAACCTGTTCAAAGTTCCAGACCACCTGACAGACGATCAGGTGCTGTTCCTGACCGACATTCTGCCCACAGGTTACATGGCCGCTGAGAACTGCAACATCACCCCTGGTGACACGGTTGCCGTCTTTGGTGCAGGTCCGGTGGGACAATTCACCATTCGCAGTGCTTTCCTGCTGGGTGCAGAACAGGTGATTGCCATTGACCGCTTCCCGGAGCGTCTGGACATGGCCCGTCAGGCCGGAGCCATCACCCTGAACTACGAAAAAGAAGATGTCTTCGAGAAACTGAAGATGCTGACCGGTGGACGTGGACCGGACAGTGTGGTCGATGCTGTTGGAATGGAAGCCCACGGCACAGGCCTGATGGGGGTTGCAGACGCCGTCAAGCAGACCACCCGTGTGCTGGAAACCGAGCGTCCCCACGCCCTGCGTGCAGCCATCATGGCCTGCCGAAAAGGGGGAACGGTCAGCGTGGCCGGGGTGTACGGAGGACTGGGAGACAAGATTCCTCTGGGCTCCCTGATGAACAAGGCCCTGACCATGCACACCGGGCAGACCCACGTGCACCGCTATCTGGACCGCCTGCTGAAGCACATCGAAAATGGTGACATTGACCCCTCCGTGATCATCACCCACCGAATGCCGCTCGATGAAGCGCCTCAGGCCTACAAGTTGTTCAAGCACAAGCACGAGAACTGCATCAAGTGCGTGCTTGATCCCTGGGCAGACCACTCCACCCACACCCAGGACACCTCAGGCGAGAAGTCAGAGCCTGTTCAGCAATAA